A region of the Salvelinus alpinus chromosome 24, SLU_Salpinus.1, whole genome shotgun sequence genome:
TGCACAGCTATTGTTCTCCATTTAGAACTACAGTCTAATCCCTCATTGGGAAATAGCCCCCCCCTATAAACTGGCAAAACCCTAGATCCCTCTCTGAATGTGAGCCCTTTCTCCCCAGCATATTACATGAAAATAGGAATGCTTTCACAAACGTAAGGTTTTGCATAGTGCTTAACAATTCCTGCCACACATTTTATGCAAACGTGTTTCTCATTGACAACTTATTCATGTAAATTGATCCTGTAGACAGTCTTTTCTAATAGACAAAGATGTTTTATATATGAAGTAACATTCCAATAGAAGAAAAACACAATAAAAATGACTTTATTACATGTCAATACAATGAGCAGTGGACATTACCATCAAATAATCCTCAGACTATAAATCatataaaaacacattttcatcaATCTAATTCATTCATTGACTGTGAACATTacatttttctttaagaagccctcctgttctccactcattacctgtattaactgcacctgtttgaactcgttacctgtataaaagacacctgtccacacactcaatcaaacagacttcaacctctccacaagggcaaagaccagagagctgtgtaaggacatcagggataaaattgtagacctacacaaggctgggatgggctacaggacaataggcaagcagcttggtgagaaggcaacaactgttggcgcaattattagaaaatggaagaagttcaagatgacggtcaatcaccctcggtctggggctccatgcaagatctcacctcgtggggcatcaatgatcatgaggaaggtgagggatcagcccagaactacacggcaggacctggtcaatgacctgaagagagctgggaccacagtctcaaggaaaaccattagtaacacactacgccgtcatggattaaaatcctgcagcgcacgcaaggtccccctgctcaagccagcgcatgtccaggccagTCTAAACTttgtcaatgaccatctggatgatccagaggaggaatgggagaaggtcatgtggtctgatgagacaaaaatagagctttttgatctaaactccactcgccgtgtttggaggaagaagaaggatgagtacaaacCCAAGAACACCACAGGCCACaatctgttgattgtggcctgtggaacatTAATCTACTCCtattcaatggctgtgagaagttgctggatattggagggaactACAACACGCTATTGTACACGTACACATCTagtgatggcgccggaggggatggctgccgtcttatcggcgcttaaccaacaacgctattttgtttgttttttcgcttcgtaacttattttgtacataatgttgctgctaccgtctcttatgatgAAAAGAGcttttggacatcagaactgcaatTACTTACCTCAGATTAGACGAAgagggatatactacagacacccgatcaggcccagatccccgtcattcgctggaGAAGAAAACTGAGATTTCACTGAAAAatatcagggtgccttgtgaggatcagacGATGAGTGGCGAATCTGCCtttgccttccgtcctgctagctaacgttcaatcactggaaaataaatgggacgaactgaaagcacgtatatcctaccaactggAGATTAAAACTGGACATTAACTGCAAtaacttatgtttcaccgagtcgtggctgaacgatgacattaagaacatacagctgacGGGTTATACACTATTGGTAGGATAGAActgcagcctctggtaagacatgggGCGGGGGtctatgcatatatgtaaacaacagctggtgcacgatatctaaggaagtctcaaggttttgctcgcctgaggtagagtatctcatgataagctgtagaccacactatctacctagagagttttcaaccttatttttcgtagctgtctacatatcaccacagaccgatgctggcactaaaaccccactcaatgagctgtataccgccataagcaaataggaaaacgctcatccggaggcggcactcctagtggccggggactttaatgcagggaaacttaacttgttatggatagggggcagcgtTTTCACGTTTGAATGAAAAGTGTgctcagagtaaactgcctgctactcagtcacagttgctaatatatgcatattattagtagatttggatagaaaacactctgaagtttctaaaactgtttgaatgatgtctgtgagtataacagaactcatatggcaggcaaaaacatgagaataaatccaaccaggaagtggaaaatctgaagtTGGTcgttttcaactcattccctattgaagatacagtgggatatgggtcatgttgcacttcctacggcttccactagaggtcaacagtctttagaaccttgtctgatgcgtctactgtgaagtggggctgaatgagaggggaatgagtcagaggtctggcagaatgctttgagctcgtgatgctcgttcacgtgagagcgagctctgttccaattgcttttctacagacaaaggaattctccggttggaacattattgaagatttatgttaaaaacatcctaaagattgattctatacttcgtttgacatgtttctacggactgtaatatgacttcatctgaacttttgcctggacctgcccacgcgtcgtgagtttagattgtgtactgaacgcgcgaacaacaaggaggaatttgaacataaattatggactttatggaacaaatcaaacatttattgtggaactgggattcctgggagtgcattctgacgaagatcatcaaaggtaagtaaatatttataatgctatttctgacttatgttgactccaacatggcggataccTCTTTGGGTTGATATGTCGTCTGAGCGCCATTTgcttttttccgtaaagtttttttgaaatctgacacagcggttgcattaaggagaagtatatctttaaatctgtgaataacacttgtatcttttattaatgtttattatgagtatttctgtgatttgacgtggctctgtgcaaattcacgggatgttttggactTTATTACATGTCAAGACAATGAGCAGTGGACATTACCATCACATAAACCTCAGACTTTAAACCatataaaaacacattttcataaaTCAAATTAATTCACTGACTGTGAACATTACACCAAGGTCAGCTATCAGAAAGTGATTAGATGAAGTAGCAGAGATCAGCATTTGAATAGTTGGGTGGAGACAGTGGTGTTCACCATATGGTTAGACATATCACGGGGCATCATGAAACCAGGGTTATAGGCATTAGGAGGGCCTGCCATGGCATGTTGGTCAGATGCCATCTTAATTTGAGCCCCTCCGGCAATGCCAGGGGGCCCTGCCATCATACAAGGGTGCATCTCAACCATGCTGGGGGACTGTGGGCCGGTTATGATGTAGCCCTGTTGGTTGGGGGACTGTGGGCTGGTCATGGTGTAGCTCTGTTGATTGGTTGTGTAGGACACGTTTGAGTTGGTCATGGTTGGAGGCTGCACTTGGATGGCCACAGGCTGGGTGGTTGTGAAAGTGCAGCCCTTCTTGTGGTCTTTGATCTCCCTGGCCATCTGACACCATGAGCACCAGACACAGCAGCAGGACACCATGATATCCTCACAGAGGCTTCGCTGTGGACCCATACAGacacatttgtttaacactataacacacacacgcaagttAACAGAACACACATAATACCCCTATCACAACATAAAATGcttgggttcacttagaaatttctttgtttttaaaagaaaagcaatttttttgtccattaagcaattttttggtccattaaaataacttaaaattgatcagaaatacaacaTTGTATTATGGCTGTTGTAGCTataaacagctgatttttaatggaatatttacataggcgtacagaggcccattatcagcaaccatcactcctgtgttccaatggcacattgtcttagctaatccaagtttatcattttaaaaggctaattgatcattagaaaactattttgcaattatgttaattATGTTAATAATTATTatgtccaatttgtaagtcgctctggataagagcgtctgctaaatgacttaaatgtaaaatgtaaaaatgttagcatagctgaaaactgttgttctgattaaagaagcaataaaactgtccttctttagactagttgagtaactGGAgaattttttaatatatatatttttttatttcacccttatttaaccaggtaggcaagttctcatttacaattgcgacctggccaagataaagcaaagcagttcaacacacaacaacacagagttaaacatggagtaaaacaaacatacagtcaataatacagtagaaaaacaagtctatatacaatgtgagcaaatgaggtgagaagggaggtaaaggcaaaaaaaggccatggtggcgaggtaaatacaatatagcaagtaaatgTCTGCAGGTATGCAGGCTACTTAAAGTGaaactgacagcgttttagcaACATTAACTCTTATTAAAATCTGTTAAtttacacccccaggaagaatgtGATACCTTTTGTTAATATATCTGTCTTGTCCAAGACCGGAGTCTAcgcagaccggtgcgccatagccaatcagagctacagtaggcctatatgtaaataagccatttgccacacaggCTTGCCATAATTCCCTTtcgactgtgtgtttacagtcaGTATCAACAGCGccactttagatcattagaaccacatttgccaaaagccacaaaatacacatgaatggatttctgcaaataagTAAATACCACAGAAGTCCTCTTACATTTTTGAACTTCACAgttctattgatcaaacaaccatgaaaaggtaggctatcTCTCCCTCAGTTGTGTATGCACATCAACAAGATCAAAAATTAATATTAGCCAGAGCGAGAGAATCTAATGAGGGAatattagataaaccctctcaaacatTTAAAGCTAGTTGGTCATCAAAATGGCACTGAAACGATGGGGAATAGTATCCTGCTCGTCCTTCttcagcttgcctgccaatgcctGCTTGTCCCAACCCATGTTTTGTAATCTGAATGGGATCTTGCCTGCCTGCCCACCCATTTGATCGacgccaaatacatttgattaacaACTAAAATATATGCTAAATGTACTgacacagagtcaatgtgcgggggtacaggttagtcgaggtaattgaggtaatatgtatatgtaggtagggggggacaatgcaaataatctgtgtagccatttgactagctgttcaggagtcttatggcttgggggtagaagctgttaagatgttttttggacctagacttggcactccggtactgcttgccatgcggtagcagagagaagagtctatgactagagtagctggagtctttgccaatttttagggccttcctctgacactgcctggtatagaggtcctgggtggcaggtagGTTTGCCCCAGTGACATACTGGGCTgtatgcattaccctctgtagtgccttgaggtcggaggctgaacagttgccataccaggcagtgatggaaccagtcaggatgctctcgatggtgcagcagtcaaaccttttgaggatctgaggacccatgccaaatctgtacagtctcctgagggggaataggagtAGTCGTGCCCTCttaacgactgtcttggtgtgactggaccatgttagtttgttggtgatgtggacaccaaggaacttaaagctctcaacctggccatgcagtcatgaggaGGGGagtgagcacgcacccctgagtggcacccatgtt
Encoded here:
- the ponzr10 gene encoding uncharacterized protein ponzr10 isoform X1, yielding MAANMTVHQQVAAPAMKGWKTGLFDSFQDMSICCNEFWCCPCLACSTTGEFGESTYLPLMDIIGPAFMAAIGVPVIVPPASLSMRVAVRHKYGIQRSLCEDIMVSCCCVWCSWCQMAREIKDHKKGCTFTTTQPVAIQVQPPTMTNSNVSYTTNQQSYTMTSPQSPNQQGYIITGPQSPSMVEMHPCMMAGPPGIAGGAQIKMASDQHAMAGPPNAYNPGFMMPRDMSNHMVNTTVSTQLFKC